A single Mangifera indica cultivar Alphonso chromosome 20, CATAS_Mindica_2.1, whole genome shotgun sequence DNA region contains:
- the LOC123204344 gene encoding probable LRR receptor-like serine/threonine-protein kinase At3g47570, whose translation MTAKNLTTDQSALLQFKAHITFDPYSVLAYNWSISNPICSWVGISCGARHERVKALNLSFMDLGGTISPHLANLSFLVKLDLSYNNFYGHLPNELGQLRRLRVFSVGNNSISGGIPGSIGLLSKLQILKLEFNNFSGTIPDVLYNLTMLETLRSRDNKIQGSISPEIAKLTRLKIFYMANNFLSGSIPWSSIYNSSLLRGFSLTNNFMSGSLPDGLCNRLPTLERLTLSYNGLFGQLPGSLGNCTEANVYSLSYNKFTGLIPQNIGNSSKITWLALEHNNLQGDIPQEIGKLKNLQFLTLGYNNLAVGLFPSSILNMSSLESIFLESSGLFGSFPAEICKHIPSLKEINLYDNAISGDIPKNIKNCTSLEGLDLTDNNLTGQIPEEIGNLQNLRLLQLSSNNLTGVIPASIFNISTIINITLAANNLSGYLPSTIGHGVPNLKILAIGSNKLTGTIPASITNASKLAMLDLSSNSISGFVPNTFGNLKCLKWLNLGLNNFTSESSSAEWSFLSCLTNCRKLKTLVLDYNPLYGVIPLSIRNLSATLEIFAAGNCKIKGSIPTEVGNLHSLIILDLSENHLNGFIPTTIGNLQNLQGLWLNENNFLGFIPYELCKLHMVDELLLNDNMLSGPIPTCMANLTSLRDLQLGSNKLDSSIPPSLWTLQYILQVNLSSNSLSGFLSPSVQSLKVLKDLDLSKNRLSGNIPTTLGGLQSLETLSLADNRFEGVIPDTFGALISLVSLDLSNNSLSGEIPKSLEALTYLKNFNVSINNLHGEIPSKGPFKTFSARSFLLNHEMCGLPIQGVSLCKVDTIKRSKTLVMKYILPSVLTVLVAVIITFVFIKCYYQRRKHSPVDRVDLLPLATWRRTSYLEIQQATNGFSECNLLGIGSFGSVFKGILSDGTIVAIKVFNLQVERVIKSFDSECEVLRKIRHRNLIKVLSSCCNTDFKALILEFMPNGSLEKWVYSHNYFLDMLQRLNIMIDVASALEYLHYDYSTPIIHCDLKPQNILLDEDMVAHVSDFNIAKLLDEGESKTRTLTLATMGYMAPEYGSMGIVSPRGDVYCFGILLMETFTRKKPTDEMFDGEMSLKSLVEASVPDAVTEVVDANLLREEDGFAAKVNCLLSIMNLALNCSMESPEQRINMKDASAKLKKIKLQFLQDVSSQ comes from the exons ATGACGGCCAAAAATTTAACAACTGATCAATCTGCTCTTCTTCAATTCAAAGCACATATCACTTTCGATCCTTACAGTGTACTGGCGTATAACTGGTCCATTTCTAATCCAATTTGCAGCTGGGTTGGTATTTCCTGTGGTGCTCGCCATGAAAGAGTCAAAGCCTTGAACCTTTCATTCATGGATCTCGGTGGCACCATCTCTCCACACCTAGCCAATCTCTCATTCCTGGTGAAACTTGATCTTAGTTACAACAATTTCTACGGCCATCTGCCAAATGAACTGGGACAATTACGTCGACTGAGAGTCTTTTCTGTCGGTAACAATAGCATAAGTGGAGGTATTCCTGGATCTATCGGTCTCTTATCCAAACTCCAAATCCtgaaacttgaatttaataatttctcagGTACCATCCCAGATGTTCTCTACAATTTAACTATGCTAGAGACCTTGCGGTCACGCGACAATAAAATCCAAGGAAGCATTTCACCAGAGATTGCGAAGCTCAccagattgaaaattttctacatGGCAAATAACTTCCTCTCGGGCTCCATACCTTGGAGTAGCATCTACAACAGTTCCTTGCTACGAGGGTTTAGTTTAACCAACAATTTTATGTCTGGATCTCTGCCGGATGGTCTCTGTAATCGTCTTCCAACACTTGAACGGCTAACTCTATCTTATAATGGACTTTTTGGCCAGCTTCCAGGAAGTTTAGGCAACTGCACCGAAGCTAATGTTTATTCATTGTCGTACAATAAATTCACAGGGCTCATACCACAAAATATTGGAAATTCGAGTAAGATTACGTGGTTAGCTCTTGAACATAATAACTTACAAG GTGACATTCCACAAGAGATTGGCAAGTTGAAGAATCTACAGTTTTTAACTCTTGGTTACAATAATTTAGCTG TTGGTCTCTTCCCGTCAAGCATCTTAAACATGTCTTCTTTGGAGTCTATTTTTCTTGAAAGCAGCGGCCTCTTTGGCAGTTTCCCAGCTGAGATCTGCAAACACATTCCATCACTTAAGGAGATTAATCTTTATGACAATGCGATAAGCGGCGATATTCCTAAGAATATCAAGAATTGTACTTCTCTTGAAGGGTTAGATCTCACTGATAATAACTTAACAG GCCAAATTCCAGAGGAGATAGGCAATTTGCAAAATTTACGACTTCTACAGCTAAGTTCCAATAACTTAACTGGTGTAATTCCAGCCTCGATCTTCAATATTTCAACcataataaatattactttagcTGCAAATAACCTTTCAGGCTATCTACCATCAACCATTGGCCATGGGGTTCCCAACTTGAAGATTCTTGCCATAGGGTCAAACAAACTTACTGGGACAATCCCCGCCTCCATTACCAATGCTTCCAAGCTCGCTATGCTAGATCTCTCTTCCAACTCAATTTCTGGGTTTGTTCCAAATACATTTGGCAACTTGAAATGCCTCAAATGGCTGAACCTTGGGCTCAATAACTTCACCAGCGAATCTTCTTCTGCAGAATGGAGCTTTCTGTCTTGTTTGACGAATTGCAGGAAACTAAAGACCCTAGTCTTGGATTATAATCCACTGTATGGCGTCATACCACTTTCAATCCGCAATTTGTCTGCAACTCTTGAAATTTTTGCTGCCGGTAATTGCAAGATCAAGGGCAGCATTCCTACAGAGGTGGGGAACTTGCATAGCTTGATAATTTTAGATCTTTCTGAAAATCACTTGAACGGATTTATTCCAACAACGATTGGGAATTTGCAGAATCTCCAAGGTCTTTGgctaaatgaaaataattttttgggaTTCATTCCGTACGAGCTTTGCAAATTACACATGGTAGATGAACTgttgttaaatgataatatgcTCTCTGGACCAATACCAACATGCATGGCGAATTTGACTTCTCTGAGAGATCTACAGTTGGGCTCCAACAAATTAGACTCTAGCATACCCCCATCCTTATGGACTCTTCAGTATATCTTGCAAGTAAACTTGTCGTCAAATTCATTGAGTGGTTTTTTATCTCCAAGTGTACAGAGTTTGAAGGTCTTGAAAGATCTAGATTTGTCAAAAAATCGTTTGTCAGGAAATATTCCCACCACCCTTGGGGGTCTGCAATCTCTTGAAACTCTATCTTTAGCAGACAATAGATTTGAAGGTGTCATCCCCGACACATTTGGGGCATTGATAAGCTTGGTATCCTTAGATCTCTCTAATAATAGTCTTTCAGGTGAAATTCCCAAATCATTGGAGGCCCTTACCTATCTCAAAAACTTCAACGTCTCTATAAATAATTTACATGGGGAAATTCCTAGCAAAGGTCCTTTCAAAACATTTTCTGCTCGATCCTTCCTATTAAATCATGAAATGTGTGGTTTGCCGATACAAGGGGTTTCTCTTTGCAAGGTTGACACCATCAAAAGATCAAAAACATTGGTAATGAAATACATTTTGCCTTCAGTCTTGACAGTTTTAGTGGCAGTGATTATAACATTTGTCTTCATAAAGTGTTATtatcaaagaagaaaacattCTCCAGTTGATCGAGTTGATTTGTTACCTTTAGCAACATGGAGAAGAACATCATATCTAGAAATTCAACAAGCCACTAATGGTTTTAGCGAGTGCAACTTGCTTGGTATTGGTAGCTTTGGCTCAGTATTCAAAGGGATACTTTCAGATGGAACTATAGTTGCAATAAAGGTCTTTAACTTGCAAGTAGAGAGAGTAATTAAAAGCTTTGATTCCGAATGTGAAGTATTGCGCAAAATTCGTCATCGCAATCTCATAAAAGTCTTGAGCAGCTGTTGTAATACCGATTTTAAGGCCCTGATACTTGAATTCATGCCCAATGGTAGTCTTGAGAAGTGGGTGTATTCTCACAACTATTTTCTAGATATGCTACAAAGGTTGAACATAATGATAGATGTTGCATCGGCTCTTGAATATCTCCACTATGATTATTCAACACCAATCATCCATTGTGATTTGAAGCCTCAGAACATCTTATTGGATGAAGACATGGTTGCCCATGTGAGTGATTTCAACATTGCCAAGCTCTTAGATGAAGGAGAGTCGAAAACACGAACCCTTACACTAGCAACTATGGGGTATATGGCACCAG AGTATGGATCAATGGGAATTGTGTCACCAAGAGGAGATGTCTACTGTTTTGGGATTTTGTTAATGGAAACTTTCACAAGAAAGAAGCCCACAGATGAGATGTTTGATGGAGAAATGAGTTTAAAGAGCTTGGTGGAGGCATCAGTGCCTGATGCAGTAACCGAAGTTGTGGATGCTAATTTGTTAAGAGAAGAGGATGGTTTTGCTGCCAAAGTGAATTGCCTGTTAAGCATCATGAATTTGGCTTTGAATTGTTCCATGGAGTCACCTGAACAGAGGATCAATATGAAAGATGCCTCAGCAAAACTCAAGAAGATCAAATTGCAGTTTCTGCAAGATGTAAGCTCCCAGTAA